A single Burkholderiales bacterium DNA region contains:
- a CDS encoding beta-ketoacyl-ACP reductase produces the protein MKEKRIALVTGGMGGLGESICTKLADEDYRVVATYSTHNTKAEQWKAEMKSLGYQFYTAQVDVSDFDSCARLTEKVAKEVGPVDILINNAGITRDVTFKKMTKVDWDVVMQTNLDSVFNMTKTVVDGMVERGWGRIINVSSVNGQKGAFGQTNYSAAKAGMHGFTKALALEVAKKGVTVNTISPGYIGTKMVMAIPKEILDTKILPQIPVGRLGKPEEVAGLIIYLASDEAAFITGANISINGGQHMF, from the coding sequence ATGAAAGAAAAAAGAATCGCTTTAGTTACTGGCGGGATGGGCGGGCTGGGTGAATCCATCTGCACCAAATTGGCGGACGAGGACTACCGAGTGGTCGCCACTTATTCGACGCACAACACAAAGGCTGAACAGTGGAAGGCCGAAATGAAGTCGCTTGGCTACCAGTTCTATACGGCCCAAGTTGACGTCTCAGACTTCGACTCCTGCGCACGCCTGACGGAGAAAGTCGCGAAGGAGGTCGGGCCCGTAGATATATTGATCAACAATGCCGGAATCACGCGTGACGTTACATTCAAGAAAATGACCAAGGTGGACTGGGACGTCGTTATGCAAACCAACCTCGATAGCGTGTTTAACATGACCAAGACGGTAGTGGATGGCATGGTCGAAAGGGGCTGGGGACGAATCATCAACGTGTCTTCGGTGAACGGTCAAAAAGGCGCGTTCGGTCAAACCAACTACTCTGCTGCGAAGGCAGGGATGCACGGTTTCACCAAGGCGCTTGCGTTGGAAGTGGCGAAGAAAGGCGTCACAGTCAACACCATTTCTCCGGGTTACATCGGCACCAAAATGGTAATGGCGATTCCAAAGGAAATCTTGGATACAAAAATTCTGCCGCAAATCCCGGTAGGGCGGCTAGGGAAGCCTGAAGAAGTTGCCGGGTTGATAATTTACCTGGCTTCAGATGAAGCGGCTTTCATCACTGGCGCCAACATATCGATCAACGGTGGACAACACATGTTTTAA
- the phaC gene encoding class I poly(R)-hydroxyalkanoic acid synthase, which produces MSSQPQSYPLFAEANQTLLKDVLKNLSIGYSLDAADVYQQLSAAIDRERLIEINNRYYQKQLDLWLRMLSRKPGESSEPIAQPDKHDRRFQSAEWNELPYFDYLKQYYLLNSQWLTELVESAKLDCQVKKKLRFLTRQYIDAMSPANFPATNPEVLKLAADTGGESINKGLRNFLEDLQKGHISMTDESAFEVGGNLATTRGAVVFENDLIQLIQYSPLAEKVGEYPLVIVPPCINKYYVLDMRPENSFVRYALEQGNNVFIISWRNIPAALDHLTWNDYLEQGVIQAIKVCLAITKTKKLNMLGFCVGGTLLACALAALRAKRRNPAASLTLLATMLDFADTGEISVYVDSSYVQKIEAEIGNGGLVPGRDLALTFASLRANELVWYYVVNNYLKGRTPFAFDLLFWNCDSANLPGPMYVYYVRSMYLENNLKKPGKLTMCGVPIDLEKINLPSYIVAAKEDHIVPWKSAYASVPLLKGNIEFVLTASGHIAGIVNPTANSKRSYWSGPAIGDDPEQWLGSAQFSQGSWWPHWANWLKRKSGKQVPAPAKLGSEKYPVIEVAPGRYVKENCEMPESRRHA; this is translated from the coding sequence ATGAGTTCGCAACCGCAATCGTACCCGTTATTCGCCGAAGCTAATCAAACGCTGCTGAAGGACGTGTTGAAGAATCTTTCAATCGGGTACAGCCTCGATGCGGCGGACGTTTATCAACAGCTAAGCGCTGCCATTGACCGGGAGAGGTTGATAGAAATCAATAACCGCTATTACCAAAAGCAGCTTGACCTGTGGTTACGGATGCTGAGTCGCAAACCGGGGGAATCAAGCGAGCCTATCGCACAGCCGGATAAACACGACCGCCGCTTTCAGTCGGCTGAATGGAATGAGCTTCCTTATTTCGACTATCTCAAGCAATATTACCTGCTGAATTCGCAGTGGCTGACAGAGTTGGTCGAATCAGCCAAGCTCGATTGCCAAGTCAAGAAAAAACTGCGCTTCCTCACCCGACAATATATAGACGCCATGTCGCCTGCGAATTTTCCGGCGACCAATCCTGAGGTATTGAAGCTTGCCGCCGACACCGGGGGAGAATCAATCAATAAAGGTCTGAGGAATTTCCTGGAGGATCTGCAAAAAGGCCACATATCAATGACTGACGAGTCGGCGTTCGAAGTGGGCGGCAATTTAGCCACCACTCGCGGCGCGGTGGTATTTGAAAACGACCTGATTCAGCTCATCCAGTATAGTCCGCTGGCCGAAAAAGTGGGCGAATACCCCTTGGTCATAGTACCGCCCTGCATTAATAAATATTACGTGCTTGATATGCGACCGGAAAACTCCTTCGTGCGCTACGCACTCGAGCAAGGCAACAATGTGTTTATCATTTCCTGGCGCAATATTCCAGCGGCACTCGACCACCTTACCTGGAATGATTATCTTGAGCAGGGAGTGATTCAGGCCATCAAGGTTTGCTTGGCGATTACGAAAACCAAGAAACTCAATATGCTCGGTTTTTGCGTTGGAGGCACTTTGCTCGCCTGCGCCCTAGCCGCACTGCGGGCCAAACGGCGAAACCCGGCGGCGAGTTTGACGCTGCTAGCGACCATGCTGGATTTCGCCGATACCGGCGAGATCAGCGTTTATGTCGACTCAAGCTACGTACAAAAAATCGAGGCGGAGATCGGTAACGGAGGCCTCGTTCCCGGCCGAGATCTAGCGCTGACCTTCGCCAGCCTGCGAGCCAACGAGCTGGTGTGGTATTACGTAGTCAACAATTATCTAAAGGGCAGAACGCCATTTGCGTTTGACCTTCTTTTCTGGAATTGCGACAGTGCCAACCTGCCCGGTCCGATGTATGTGTACTACGTGCGCAGCATGTATCTTGAAAATAATTTGAAAAAGCCCGGCAAACTGACGATGTGCGGTGTGCCGATCGATTTGGAGAAGATCAATCTGCCCTCGTATATAGTGGCCGCAAAGGAGGACCACATCGTTCCGTGGAAATCCGCGTATGCCAGCGTTCCGTTGCTAAAAGGTAATATAGAATTCGTGTTGACCGCCAGCGGCCATATCGCGGGAATAGTCAACCCGACTGCAAACAGCAAACGCAGCTACTGGAGCGGGCCCGCGATCGGCGACGATCCAGAACAGTGGCTCGGCAGCGCTCAATTCAGCCAAGGCAGCTGGTGGCCACACTGGGCCAACTGGCTTAAGCGCAAAAGTGGCAAGCAAGTGCCGGCACCGGCTAAGCTCGGCAGCGAAAAGTATCCGGTGATCGAGGTCGCACCAGGACGGTATGTAAAAGAAAATTGTGAAATGCCCGAATCCCGGCGACATGCGTGA
- the pgeF gene encoding peptidoglycan editing factor PgeF: MNSPGHWIVPEWPAPICVKALITTRVGGFSGGRYASFNLGDHVGDEPLLVRQNRELLRNYLPDEPKWLKQVHGTRVANADAPDTSAEADACITRNQNKPCAILSADCLPLLLCDARGSVVAAAHCGWRGLAAGIIEKTVSEMHAAPESLFAYFGPAISAKAYQVGAEVRDAFGHEDACTQQAFAARARGKWLADLYLLARTRLNRIGVKEIYGGNFCTYTDSLRFFSHRRDHTTGRMASLIWLEGKSN; the protein is encoded by the coding sequence TTGAATTCTCCCGGACACTGGATTGTCCCGGAATGGCCGGCACCGATTTGCGTCAAGGCACTAATCACTACGCGCGTTGGCGGCTTCAGCGGCGGCCGCTATGCCAGCTTCAATCTCGGCGATCATGTTGGCGATGAGCCTTTGCTGGTGCGCCAGAACCGCGAACTCCTCCGCAACTACCTTCCGGACGAACCGAAATGGCTGAAGCAAGTGCACGGCACCAGGGTGGCAAACGCTGATGCCCCGGATACGTCGGCGGAGGCTGACGCCTGCATCACGCGCAACCAAAACAAACCGTGCGCAATATTGAGCGCCGACTGCCTTCCGCTTTTGCTGTGTGATGCCCGCGGTTCAGTCGTTGCGGCTGCGCATTGCGGCTGGCGCGGACTTGCCGCTGGAATCATAGAAAAAACCGTAAGCGAAATGCACGCAGCGCCGGAATCGCTGTTTGCATACTTCGGCCCAGCAATCAGCGCCAAAGCGTACCAAGTGGGGGCCGAGGTACGTGACGCGTTCGGCCACGAAGATGCATGTACGCAACAGGCGTTTGCCGCACGTGCGCGCGGAAAATGGCTTGCGGATCTATATTTACTGGCGCGAACGCGCTTGAACCGTATTGGAGTAAAAGAAATCTATGGCGGCAATTTCTGTACGTACACCGATTCACTCAGGTTTTTTTCTCATCGACGCGACCACACGACCGGGCGCATGGCATCCCTGATTTGGCTGGAAGGGAAAAGCAATTAA
- the phaR gene encoding polyhydroxyalkanoate synthesis repressor PhaR: MTDAPRIIKKYPNRRLYDTTTSSYITLNDVKGLVLKHLEFRVVDAKTTEDLTRSILLQIILEEENAGVPMFSSDMLSQIIRFYGNAMQGMMGSYLEKNIQTFIEMQRRLQEQSRAMYGDNPMLNADTWAQFLKFQGPAMQGLLGSYLEQSANMFLDMQSQLQKQTRSLFGNFGFPDFGTAPQKASATQEAPKSAAPEAESDKRAGDKKSS; this comes from the coding sequence ATGACTGATGCCCCGAGAATCATCAAGAAATATCCGAACCGGCGGCTCTACGACACCACCACCAGCAGCTATATCACGTTGAATGATGTCAAAGGGCTGGTACTCAAGCACCTGGAATTCCGCGTGGTCGATGCCAAAACCACTGAAGACCTGACTCGCAGCATCCTTCTGCAAATTATTCTCGAGGAAGAAAACGCGGGCGTGCCTATGTTTTCCAGCGACATGTTGTCGCAAATCATTCGTTTCTATGGCAATGCAATGCAAGGCATGATGGGCAGCTACCTCGAAAAAAATATCCAGACATTCATCGAAATGCAACGCCGCCTGCAAGAGCAATCGCGGGCCATGTATGGCGACAACCCGATGCTCAATGCCGACACCTGGGCTCAGTTTCTCAAATTTCAGGGACCGGCGATGCAAGGTTTGCTAGGAAGCTATCTGGAGCAAAGCGCAAACATGTTTTTGGATATGCAAAGCCAGTTGCAAAAACAAACGCGAAGCCTATTCGGCAATTTTGGATTCCCCGATTTCGGAACGGCGCCGCAAAAGGCTTCTGCAACCCAAGAGGCCCCTAAATCAGCGGCGCCTGAGGCAGAATCAGATAAGCGCGCCGGAGACAAAAAATCCTCCTGA
- a CDS encoding phasin family protein — translation MFKGPYPELNKNSLENVLRFTKITMESAERLVKLQLEAAKQAVEENAKNAKSLSELKDLGEVMALRAKLAESGVEKALNFSRSVYEVASQTQAELTKLFEESLSAYTKDLVNVIEKTTKSAPGGSDLALAALKSTIAATQAAVDGMTKAAKEVSELAGTGIKSANSASSTTKSSSKKGR, via the coding sequence ATGTTTAAGGGCCCGTATCCCGAACTTAATAAAAATAGCTTAGAGAATGTGCTGCGTTTCACGAAGATCACGATGGAAAGCGCAGAGCGCTTGGTCAAGCTGCAACTAGAAGCGGCCAAGCAAGCAGTTGAAGAGAACGCCAAGAACGCAAAATCATTAAGTGAGTTAAAAGACCTTGGGGAAGTGATGGCATTGCGGGCAAAGCTGGCTGAATCGGGAGTGGAGAAAGCGCTGAATTTTTCTCGCAGCGTTTATGAAGTAGCTTCACAGACACAAGCCGAACTTACCAAATTGTTTGAAGAAAGTTTATCCGCTTACACCAAGGATTTGGTGAATGTCATCGAGAAGACAACCAAGTCGGCACCCGGCGGCTCAGACCTGGCGCTCGCTGCGCTCAAATCCACCATCGCGGCGACTCAAGCCGCGGTTGACGGCATGACTAAAGCTGCCAAGGAAGTTTCAGAACTTGCAGGCACCGGGATAAAGTCCGCGAATTCTGCGTCCAGTACAACAAAAAGCAGCTCTAAGAAGGGACGCTGA